The window cacagtgcacctttaagcatcCATTTAACAAAATAGTTTTTGTGTAGATGGCGTGACCCCTCCGAGGATGTACAAATGCTGCTCTGAAATATCGCAACAGGGCATCCCAATCAATACTGTCGCCAGTGCCCAATACACCTCCAAGAACTGCAGACTGCACGCCCTCATGTGAGTACAgcccaggtccaaaccaagtccaagccaggtctaaagcaaATTTAAACAAgcacttaaccaggtctaaaccaggtcaaaccaaGTCTAAGCCAGATCTAAATTACGTCTAAACCAGGGTGTTACATCAGGACTTAAAGTCCAAAACAGGTCTaagtcaggtctaaacaaggacttaactAGAtccaaatcaggtctaaaccaggtctaattaaGGTCTAAATTGGATCTAAACAaggatttaaccaggtctaaactagctCTAAACCGGGTAtaaacaaggacttaaccaggtctaaactaggtctaaactgggtctaaacaaggacttaaccaggtctaaactaggtctaaaccgggtctaaacaaggacttaacaaggtttaaactagatctaaactgggtctaaacaaggacttaaccaggtctaaactaggtctaaactgggtctaaacaaggacttaaccaggtctgaactaggtGTAAACCACATCTCACCTAGGTCTAAATCGGGTCTCAACCAAGTTTCACCCACATCTAATTCAAGActtcagatctaaaccaggtaaaCCCATATTCATACTGCTGTTTAGCTGTATAGTGGGCTATGTATTCATTCACaaccaaatcaggactgaaccagatctaaatcagatctaaaccaaatatcacccaggtccaaaccaggacttaaccaggtcaaAATCATACTCCTAATTAGATATAGAGCTATGCATACATTCACCATCCAACCAAACACCAATCTTAAATATACAATACATACATTTGACATGTATTCAAATAAAGACATATCAGCCAGAGCAGAATTATTTCACTAACCCATGAGAACCTGCAGGTGTCGAACAGCAGATGGTGCTGTCCTGTCACTCACAGTGTTTCTGTTGCAGAGTGAGCAACAAGATGGGACGGAAGTTCTGCATTGACCCACAGTCCCAGTGGGTCAGAAGAAACCAGCACACCCTCTCAAAAATAATGAACTCTTCTTAAATCATGTAGTGTGCTTTCTGAAATCATGTAGTGTGCTTTCTGAAATCATGTAGTGTGCTTTCTGAAATGAACTGCATTGtcattaaataataacaaatctgcaatcttgAGTTTTTCATTTGCACACTGCAATGAATAAAATTATAGATTAGCTGTATAAAAGGCCCATATTTtgctatattataatgttgtttcctcatcataaacatgcctggagttgtgttttgtttcatacacatgtttaacacacaaaccctgaatatttaggctgagttcttctttctgATGGACTGAAATTCTAAAGTCTAAACTAGGTCCAacccaggtttaaatcaggacttaaccaggtctaaaccatacTCCTAATTATATAGTGGCTATGTATTCATTTACAGTCCactgtctgaaccaggtctaaaccaggtctaaaccatacAAGTCAGGTTTAGTCTCCATTTCTATGTGATGTGTGCAAATGAGCACAGCCTCTCAgagcttttaaatgttttattcaaattgtGGTAACTTTAAGAAATATTTTAGCAAACCTCAGACAAACAAGTGGTTTCATCAATGAATCTTTCAAAGCGTTAGATATTTGGCTCCATTCCAGGCCAGTTCAGTATGGTTacttaaagtagaactaaacattaaacatttcacatttttcactactaaactgtgtatatggtgtttcaATACCATTATCTActgcagtagcagcagcagaagtagcagtagtatttgttgttcgtactagtagtagttgttatagttggaccagtagtagtagttgtagtatgttagtagtagcattagtaccATGAGTAGTCATAATAGCACTGTTGGTTGCACACAGATTAGTGTTGTTTACATAATTCTGTACCCTGTAAATAGTATTTTAATGATCAGGGGTCATGTTTATCGAATGAGAGGTCACACATATTTTCTTGGCTTCAAATATAAATCCATGAGTGATGTGACTGTGCAGATGTGAAATGAGAAGGAGGTCAGTGGATGCTCCAGTCCTCCTACATGCTCGGCATTGTGGGAGTCTGAGTGCTTGGTTATGTAACGGCCACTCCAACCAAGCTTCAAAGCACTCATCGGGACTACATGTGGAGAATGCCCTAAAAAGACCATATATTCTGTGAAATTTCCATACTGCTTTGTTTTAGCATCTCCATCTgagcctctcctctgcatcttctgctacatctgactctctcctctgcatcctctgctccatctgaccctctcctctgcctcattTGACCTGCTTCTCTGTAAAAGGAAGTCATTTTAATCACATAAAATTATTAAGTGAAAATGGGcccattttttatttcagtttttacagTGGAAGACACAAGTTAGCAGTGAATACACATTTGACAAACGATACAGTGATTAAACATATATCCCACAGACAGAAGAGGAATAGACAAAACATGAATTTCAGTATGTTCTATGCTAAacaatattaacattgttcCTGAATAGGGGTAaacaatacatacatacatacatacatacatacatacatacatacatacatacatacatacaacatacatacatacacacatacatacacacacgcacacatccaAAAAGTCTTTCTTATAGTGTTACAGTTATTGCCAGTATGATTAGTTCCAGTCAGGGGTAGAACATATCAGAAATAATGAACACACAATTTTGTAAGAGCCAGATAATGATTTAGATTTGACCATCACTGttgaacatttttatacagtgcttctTTTGAGAGCTCACACTTAAATCCACCTGTTACTCAGAGCGTGACTGGGAAAATGTGCCTGTGTTTGaccatagagctgcattaaactaACCTTATgcagcaagacacattttttgtGAGTTCACAGATTCCCGCCGGTGCAAAAGGGCCCAGCTGCCAAAGGGCTGGAGACGGAACCAATCACAGAACAGCATTGTGGTATGGGCAGGGTCAAAGGTGATGCTCCCACATGAATcacaacaaacatggcaacgctGACAGATTTGTGGAAAAACACGCAGAGGGaagagctttgtgcatttgtggagggaAAGATGTCTATGCTTTTCTCTTAactgtgtttaaataaagatgatttttcagcttgttctgctgttgtaacgcttcgaccaatcagcttTAAGTATTCTCTTGAACGTCCTGATCACTTTCACCTttccagattgataaatgtgtagcacTCAATCTGGCATGAGCGAGGTCAGCATTAAcgtcctgagacccgagctcttgtaTGACACGctttattaatttatctttgttatttgggctgattggaacctgatgagtctaaatacaaagaattatccttttacattatgtagtttctgagaaaaaatatgtaaatcaaatgtcctcatatgtggacattttaatcattttgataaaacatgtgaataatgatttgtaaaaactatttattatgaccctgaacacagcaacatttgtcctgaatgtaaaaacaaaatgagaaacaacaattgtgtgtatatatatatatatatatatatatatatatatatatatatatataatatatatatatatatatatatatatatataataataatttttttttttaacatgtaaaaaaatcaggtgcaaTTTACGGTCAaaagactgctgtgtgctgtttgcatctaaatAAGAAGTGTTTATCATCCGCAAACCAGGCGGtgcagtgttagcatgctagttgttgttagcattactctgCACTCGGTACAGCTCCAGCCGGAAATATTCcgtatagtaaaaaaaataggaGAGGAGCTCAGACGGCAGGACGTGCAGAGCGGTGAAGTCGGCGAGGTGTCGCGAGCCTTTTCCcttcataaataaatagttatagAGTGAACACGTGGTCTCGcaggtgcagctttaaaggcggCGGCCGCAGCAGCGCAGTAAAGCCTCCGGTTCTCCTGTGAGTGTCACACCTCAACTAAACCGGTCCGACACAGGAGTCTCAGTTTGAGTGAGGTGTTACTGTGATGCCAAAACTCTCGTCTGGCCTcattattagatttttattgcCATTTCAATCACCCAGCCCCACTTTTAACTCTTGTTTTTCCCATATTTTACCACTGAAaaccctgttccaccttatgatgtcatgaggatgtgcttttcattattttttaaagttcatacatACTTCCAGTGTTTGTAcaattaaaaatgataaatttaCTTTTAGTTGTTTCTTATCCGCATACAATGAACTACTttagatataaaacaataaacatttttaaaacttggAATGATTCAAATagacctttaaatgttttcttttcctttccttTTATAGTTTACATTGTTTCAAAGAGATGTTGTCCATTTGAGTTTGTAGACATATCAACCAACAGCAGATGTGGCTAGAAGTTCGATTGCTGCCCTTACCAGCAACACACTCTGCCATTGTCTTCGGGCAAATCACTTCATCCAAGttgcatttaaaaatatgtaaaacatttgtaaaatgTCCCAAAGTCCCAGGGTGGATGTGACTTCAAAGATCACAGTCTCATCTTTTATTGGtgcttttcagattctagaatgtgacgatgtcatactcccaaatGGGGCAAGAGAAGTTTTTCCTTATTGATATATGTATACTTTccaatgaaatatccaaaagacaAATTCACATATTTCTATTAATGACTAGACCCTAGAACTCGCTATATAAACATagaaattagcattttaaagtagacatattgtgcttttgtctgttatatggttataatctatgacaccttcTGATCATTAAGTTATATTCAGAACATTtcgatattgatctaaaatgacgaTGTTTGCTGGTTTGGAAAATTGTGGAGTCTCTTTACAGCACCTCCTAAGGATAGCTACAGACCAGACTAGCGAGCAAAATGGCTATGGGACGCTTACGAATCCTATGTGTTTCACTGATTAACACAATAAAATGGGAGAATGAAGTAAATAAGTCACATTGGGTATgtaccagtggtggtgaaaatgggggtacATTGGAGAACAAAGATGATGGCCCACCCCTAGTTCCGGAAggaaatttctcattcatttttctaatagaccttctgaaaaaaaaatcatactaaacatttgaaagctcagggataatcagctacatgagtaatttgatttaaatctgtttctgaaattttataaaccacaaagttattaaaacatttcattgaatcttgcattttaaatggccATTTTAGACTTGAAACATCCACGTTATCAATATTAgctagcatgtagctggttagcctctgtgaggcctttgaactcttaatatttacattttttgaaaagtctacgggaaaaataaatggaaaatttacttccagaaccagagCAGACTTTAAAGTGGGCGgtactgttgagctccatactCCATAACGTCTTGAATACAACAGTataagaattactcaaacatgcatgaatcacactaaatacaacttcaagaaggtaaatgagaagggaaaacaattataacatggctaaaattaATTATCTGACCCAtctgtattatatattattggcctataaaatTTTGTGATGAAACCCAGTGATAGGGAGGATACAGTGACCAAAAACATTTCttggataaattaaaaagctgtaGAAGGAAGAGTTGTGCTTTGTCTCCTCGCCTCctggtctcctctggtctcAGTCAGGAGCTGATCTTGATCTGAACTCTGTCCACCATCTTGgatcttctcccctcctccctctcctccttcctcttcctcctctttccataGCCGATCATAATCCGCCTTCAACTCTTGATATGACCTAGAAAACGTGTGAAATATTGACGTCGCCGGGAACGCCATAATGAGAATCCCGCTCAAAATACTCGTCAATGCCACAATTTGTCCCGGTATGCTCCTCGGCACCATGTCCCCATATCCTACTGTCGTCATGGAAATAATCGCCCACCAATAGGACGCCGGGATACTGCTGAACGACTGGTGATGGGGCGTGGCTGTGAACGGAGCTAGCTCGCTTTCAGCTAAATGCACCAATGGCGAAAACAACATCACAGCTACACATACGAATAGCAATAGCAAGCCAAATTCACGCATACTTCTTTGCATGGTTAGCCCGAGTGTCTGTAGACCCAAGGAATGCCTAGCTAGCCGCATTACGTACAGAATTCGTAGTGCGCGTAGCAAGCGGAGGATGAGGCTGAGTTTATCCAGGTAGCCCCTCCCTGCGGTCGCTGTGATGCCCAAATGTAGCTCTTCAGGGCTGGGCTCACGGAGGTCGACCACCAGGGAGACGTAGTAGGGCAGGATGGCCACTGCGTCGATGATGTTGAGAGGGCCACGGATGAATTCCAGTTTGCTCTGAGCATTGATGAAGCGAAGGAGGAACTCGAATGTGAACCAGGCGACGCAGATCGACTCCACCACAAACATGTTATGGCACTTCTGAGAACACTCGCCCTGGAGAGAGACAtgggggtaagagagagagggagaaaaaaggcagaggaagagaaagaaaaacatatttagttgattttttccctatgtatttgaggaaaatgtgtcttgacccagatagacagatatattgtataagcagctcttcaggtcaaaataagtcagatgtgtactgtctacatctaattagaaagcattttacttCACAAgcatggggagaacatgcagactccacacagaaagggccCATGTTGCAGAACAAGGACCTTCTTGCTATGAGGCTAAAGTGCAAACCTATTCAttcaattcatacacaaagtaataaaaGTAGGCGTTacataaatattgatttattcttCTAGCACAACTCAGCTAATTCCCCATTCCCAGAGAATAAATGGAACAGTAAGTGAATATTTGCTCTTTTGAGGAAACCAGAACTAGCCTAGCAGTATCATGGAAAAAGGGTTAATGTGAGAATATCAGGTCAGGAGGGATggtctgctgtgattggtccattGATGTGAACAGGGTCATTTTTGAAGTATGAAActggttagggttaaggttagggaaATAGTTACGGTTAGGGTTTGATTAAGTTTAATAACAGGATTATGTTAAGGGGAGGAAAATAGTTTAGGGTTAGAAATTGTTTT is drawn from Periophthalmus magnuspinnatus isolate fPerMag1 unplaced genomic scaffold, fPerMag1.2.pri scaffold_110_arrow_ctg1, whole genome shotgun sequence and contains these coding sequences:
- the LOC117393420 gene encoding potassium voltage-gated channel subfamily G member 4-like — its product is MPIISNANHDFSTYSISSDDSSVDRFFTEIPETETIKGVYFQRARRLWDHKAAARVDHKLQALINVGGNRYAFPWSTLERFPQSRLGQLRFCSTPEEISRLCDDYDETRKEYFFDRNPTAFRVILNFLAAGKLRLLRELCAVSLHDELDYWGVDPAHMERCCRRKMITRVDEKMEKDRKDEEWRQKRLIQQRKSLDTGQGYHRVVWMVREIMENPHSGIPGKIFACLSVIMVVVTVVSLCISTMPDLRAEEKKGECSQKCHNMFVVESICVAWFTFEFLLRFINAQSKLEFIRGPLNIIDAVAILPYYVSLVVDLREPSPEELHLGITATAGRGYLDKLSLILRLLRALRILYVMRLARHSLGLQTLGLTMQRSMREFGLLLLFVCVAVMLFSPLVHLAESELAPFTATPHHQSFSSIPASYWWAIISMTTVGYGDMVPRSIPGQIVALTSILSGILIMAFPATSIFHTFSRSYQELKADYDRLWKEEEEEGGEGGGEKIQDGGQSSDQDQLLTETRGDQEARRQSTTLPSTAF
- the LOC117393421 gene encoding eotaxin-like — its product is MKTVAPLLALIGILLICSSDGVTPPRMYKCCSEISQQGIPINTVASAQYTSKNCRLHALIVSNKMGRKFCIDPQSQWVRRNQHTLSKIMNSS